Proteins found in one Massilia sp. H6 genomic segment:
- a CDS encoding YqaA family protein: MIESAVLWLLKVLAAPAVGLSSVFIISFISATLLPLGSEPAVFAVIKANPAMFWPAILVATCGNTLGGAVDYFVGYRAKIAFAKDRQSRWFGWLKKYGAKTMLLSWLPGVGDPLCTLAGWLHLPFWPSVMYMAIGKFARYVTMTVALLYIPDGFWKNLGDLLGRWIG, from the coding sequence ATGATCGAATCCGCCGTCCTCTGGCTGCTCAAAGTGCTGGCCGCGCCGGCCGTCGGGCTCAGCTCCGTGTTCATCATCAGCTTCATTTCCGCCACCTTGCTGCCGCTCGGCTCCGAGCCGGCGGTGTTTGCCGTGATCAAGGCCAATCCCGCCATGTTCTGGCCAGCGATCCTGGTGGCCACCTGCGGCAATACGCTGGGTGGGGCGGTCGATTATTTCGTCGGCTACCGCGCCAAGATCGCCTTTGCCAAAGACCGCCAGAGCCGCTGGTTCGGCTGGCTCAAGAAATACGGCGCCAAGACCATGCTGCTGTCCTGGCTGCCGGGCGTGGGCGACCCGCTGTGCACGCTGGCCGGCTGGCTGCACCTGCCGTTCTGGCCAAGCGTGATGTACATGGCGATCGGCAAATTCGCGCGCTATGTGACCATGACCGTGGCGCTACTGTATATCCCGGACGGGTTCTGGAAGAACCTGGGTGACCTGCTGGGACGCTGGATCGGCTAG